In a single window of the Tigriopus californicus strain San Diego chromosome 2, Tcal_SD_v2.1, whole genome shotgun sequence genome:
- the LOC131891278 gene encoding uncharacterized protein LOC131891278 isoform X1: MTKLAILFLVVLLAQAHAQFEDPAPKRIPPATLAKYYTDTIIQSESIGIKQCTDRVFKERQKTLANGGPSLGVIPTVGLGMAMLLFLFVGLFAAGIAQAFQMVRKHVYHDADNLDTAFDAGGKVSIGLTATTIVSQWTWSATLLQSSTVASKYGISGPYWYAGGAAIQIILFAILSIMLKTRAPGAKTFLQVIKARFGKRTHLTFCCFAFFTNLIVMMSLTIAGTAVLNSLVKDLSPELAAMLLAVVIGGYTLIGGLGATFYVSYFNTAMIFVLIIMLIVEVFYNPGNNPENPFGNSEAVFDFISCWKAPDGNKNDSYLTFFSSGGLVFGIVNIVGNFGTVFCDQAYWQSSVAAKPLQGVWGFILGGLTWFAIPFSLATTMGMAYLGMSSAQGAPLLTDSDVAKGLAAPLVAQKLLGTTGEYAILFLILMAVMSTGSAEVIAVASILIYDVYQAYIQPFRPGLKSGQCIICAKYIRFPGLEDSELCQCPSATGCEGCATDTLKRSKAKGLVKPHYECPIHKDYKEYQEQLLGYKNWCIVLCTFLSIPLCLFCWAVDLNLAWTYYFTGILIASSVVPIALSILWARATALGMMSGVVGGCICGISSWLFYASKYEGGLGASVFVKNTGEEFPMLLGNMMSISCGALFAFVVSILTRKSMTSEEVEAEWEKTRDIDNPLSPWVQVYKGELQLEEGDRFHDRPPLDIVIRKFRAAKITAYIAGLFFTALFICIWPGSMLSVGIFDLTQFNIWTIVSRGWAFIAATFIVIVPFYQEIRAIILQHQLNKDLKIAEMGAIPQSNGNGHAKSPIGNSQKHVVIVRQLRTVANRLITSVKGSTNNS; the protein is encoded by the exons ATgacaaaattggcaattttgttCCTTGTGGTGCTCTTGGCCCAAGCTCATGCCCAATTCGAGGATCCAGCACCCAAACGGATCCCTCCAGCCACTTTGGCCAAATACTACACTGACACTATCATCCAATCCGAAAGTATTGGAATCAAACAATGCACGGATCGAGTTTTCAAGGAGCGGCAAAAAACATTAGCCAACGGAGGACCTTCATTGGGCGTGATCCCAACTGTTGGATTGGGAATGGCCATGcttctgtttctttttgtggGCCTTTTTGCAGCTGGGATTGCTCAGGCCTTTCAGATG GTGCGGAAACACGTTTACCATGATGCTGATAATTTGGACACGGCTTTTGACGCTGGTGGCAAAGTTAGCATTGGCTTGACAGCTACAACCATTGTGTCCCAATGGACTTGGTCTGCAACTCTCCTGCAGTCTTCTACGGTGGCCAGCAAG TATGGAATTAGTGGACCATATTGGTACGCGGGTGGCGCTGCCATTCAAATCATCTTGTTTGCCATCTTGTCCATCATGTTAAAAACCCGAGCACCAGGAGCCAAGACATTCCTTCAG GTTATCAAGGCTCGATTCGGGAAGCGAACTCACTTGACCTTTTGTTGCTTCGCGTTCTTCACCAACCTCATCGTGATGATGTCTTTGACGATTGCGGGCACAGCGGTTTTGAACTCGTTGGTCAAGGATCTGAGCCCGGAATTGGCGGCAATGCTTTTGGCCGTGGTGATTGGCGGATACACGCTTATTGGAGGCTTAGGTGCCACTTTCTATGTGTCATACTTCAATACAGCGATGATCTTTGTTCTAATCATCATGTTGATTGTAGAG GTATTTTACAACCCTGGAAATAATCCCGAAAATCCATTTGGTAACTCCGAAGCggtatttgatttcatttcctgtTGGAAAGCTCCTGATGGAAACAAGAATGACAGCTACCTGACCTTCTTCTCGTCAG GTGGACTCGTCTTTGGAATTGTTAATATTGTGGGTAACTTTGGTACAGTGTTCTGCGACCAGGCTTATTGGCAGAGCTCTGTGGCAGCCAAGCCCCTTCAA GGCGTCTGGGGTTTCATTCTAGGGGGACTCACTTGGTTTGCCATCCCATTCTCATTGGCCACCACCATGGGAATGGCTTATTTGGGGATGAGCAGCGCTCAAGGCGCACCCTTGCTCACGGACAGTGATGTGGCTAAAG GTCTGGCCGCCCCTTTGGTGGCTCAGAAGCTTTTGGGAACCACGGGCGAATACGCCATCCTATTTCTGATTCTTATGGCCGTGATGTCCACGGGTTCGGCTGAAGTGATTGCCGTGGCCTCTATTCTGATCTATGACGTCTATCAAGCCTACATCCAGCCTTTCAGACCCGGCCTTAAGAGTGGCCAATGCATTATCTGCGCCAAATATATCCGTTTCCCAGGTCTGGAAGATTCTGAATTGTGCCAATGTCCAAGTGCCACAGGGTGTGAAGGATGTGCG ACCGACACGTTGAAGAGATCTAAGGCCAAAGGATTGGTCAAACCCCATTACGAGTGTCCCATCCATAAAGACTACAAAGAGTATCAGGAGCAACTTTTGGGCTACAAGAACTGGTGCATTGTCCTCTGTACATTCTTGTCCATCCCGCTTTGTCTGTTCTGTTGGGCAGTGGACCTCAACTTGGCTTGGACTTACTATTTCACCGGAATCCTGATCGCATCCAGTGTTGTTCCAATTGCCTTGTCCATTTTGTGGGCCAGAGCCACAGCTCTAG GCATGATGAGCGGTGTGGTCGGTGGATGTATTTGTGGAATATCAAGCTGGCTTTTCTATGCCTCAAAATACGAGGGAGGTTTGGGTGCAAGTGTGTTCGTGAAGAACACGGGAGAG GAATTTCCAATGCTGTTAGGCAACATGATGTCCATTTCTTGTGGAGCTCTTTTCGCCTTTGTCGTGTCCATCTTAACAAGGAAATCCATGACCTCTGAAGAAGTTGAAGCAGAATGGGAAAAAACGCGAGACATTGACAATCCATTGTCGCCTTGGGTCCAAGTGTATAAG GGCGAATTGCAACTTGAGGAGGGAGACAGATTCCACGATCGGCCTCCTTTGGACATTGTCATCCGCAAGTTCCGTGCCGCCAAGATCACCGCCTACATAGCTGGATTATTCTTTACGGCCTTGTTCATTTGCATTTGGCCGGGTTCGATGCTCAGTGTGGGAATCTTCGATTTAACGCAATTCAATATTTGGACGATTGTCAGCCGAGGATGGGCTTTTATCGCAGCCACATTCATTGTGATCGTTCCTTTCTACCAAGAG ATCCGAGCGATAATTCTGCAGCACCAATTGAACAAAGACCTCAAAATTGCGGAAATGGGAGCGATTCCGCAATCAAACGGAAATGGACATGCCAAGTCTCCGATCGGCAATTCTCAAAAGCATG TTGTTATAGTCCGACAATTGCGCACCGTCGCCAATCGCCTCATCACATCCGTCAAGGGATCTACCAACAATTC GTGA
- the LOC131891278 gene encoding uncharacterized protein LOC131891278 isoform X2 gives MTKLAILFLVVLLAQAHAQFEDPAPKRIPPATLAKYYTDTIIQSESIGIKQCTDRVFKERQKTLANGGPSLGVIPTVGLGMAMLLFLFVGLFAAGIAQAFQMVRKHVYHDADNLDTAFDAGGKVSIGLTATTIVSQWTWSATLLQSSTVASKYGISGPYWYAGGAAIQIILFAILSIMLKTRAPGAKTFLQVIKARFGKRTHLTFCCFAFFTNLIVMMSLTIAGTAVLNSLVKDLSPELAAMLLAVVIGGYTLIGGLGATFYVSYFNTAMIFVLIIMLIVEVFYNPGNNPENPFGNSEAVFDFISCWKAPDGNKNDSYLTFFSSGGLVFGIVNIVGNFGTVFCDQAYWQSSVAAKPLQGVWGFILGGLTWFAIPFSLATTMGMAYLGMSSAQGAPLLTDSDVAKGLAAPLVAQKLLGTTGEYAILFLILMAVMSTGSAEVIAVASILIYDVYQAYIQPFRPGLKSGQCIICAKYIRFPGLEDSELCQCPSATGCEGCATDTLKRSKAKGLVKPHYECPIHKDYKEYQEQLLGYKNWCIVLCTFLSIPLCLFCWAVDLNLAWTYYFTGILIASSVVPIALSILWARATALGMMSGVVGGCICGISSWLFYASKYEGGLGASVFVKNTGEEFPMLLGNMMSISCGALFAFVVSILTRKSMTSEEVEAEWEKTRDIDNPLSPWVQVYKGELQLEEGDRFHDRPPLDIVIRKFRAAKITAYIAGLFFTALFICIWPGSMLSVGIFDLTQFNIWTIVSRGWAFIAATFIVIVPFYQEIRAIILQHQLNKDLKIAEMGAIPQSNGNGHAKSPIGNSQKHGESL, from the exons ATgacaaaattggcaattttgttCCTTGTGGTGCTCTTGGCCCAAGCTCATGCCCAATTCGAGGATCCAGCACCCAAACGGATCCCTCCAGCCACTTTGGCCAAATACTACACTGACACTATCATCCAATCCGAAAGTATTGGAATCAAACAATGCACGGATCGAGTTTTCAAGGAGCGGCAAAAAACATTAGCCAACGGAGGACCTTCATTGGGCGTGATCCCAACTGTTGGATTGGGAATGGCCATGcttctgtttctttttgtggGCCTTTTTGCAGCTGGGATTGCTCAGGCCTTTCAGATG GTGCGGAAACACGTTTACCATGATGCTGATAATTTGGACACGGCTTTTGACGCTGGTGGCAAAGTTAGCATTGGCTTGACAGCTACAACCATTGTGTCCCAATGGACTTGGTCTGCAACTCTCCTGCAGTCTTCTACGGTGGCCAGCAAG TATGGAATTAGTGGACCATATTGGTACGCGGGTGGCGCTGCCATTCAAATCATCTTGTTTGCCATCTTGTCCATCATGTTAAAAACCCGAGCACCAGGAGCCAAGACATTCCTTCAG GTTATCAAGGCTCGATTCGGGAAGCGAACTCACTTGACCTTTTGTTGCTTCGCGTTCTTCACCAACCTCATCGTGATGATGTCTTTGACGATTGCGGGCACAGCGGTTTTGAACTCGTTGGTCAAGGATCTGAGCCCGGAATTGGCGGCAATGCTTTTGGCCGTGGTGATTGGCGGATACACGCTTATTGGAGGCTTAGGTGCCACTTTCTATGTGTCATACTTCAATACAGCGATGATCTTTGTTCTAATCATCATGTTGATTGTAGAG GTATTTTACAACCCTGGAAATAATCCCGAAAATCCATTTGGTAACTCCGAAGCggtatttgatttcatttcctgtTGGAAAGCTCCTGATGGAAACAAGAATGACAGCTACCTGACCTTCTTCTCGTCAG GTGGACTCGTCTTTGGAATTGTTAATATTGTGGGTAACTTTGGTACAGTGTTCTGCGACCAGGCTTATTGGCAGAGCTCTGTGGCAGCCAAGCCCCTTCAA GGCGTCTGGGGTTTCATTCTAGGGGGACTCACTTGGTTTGCCATCCCATTCTCATTGGCCACCACCATGGGAATGGCTTATTTGGGGATGAGCAGCGCTCAAGGCGCACCCTTGCTCACGGACAGTGATGTGGCTAAAG GTCTGGCCGCCCCTTTGGTGGCTCAGAAGCTTTTGGGAACCACGGGCGAATACGCCATCCTATTTCTGATTCTTATGGCCGTGATGTCCACGGGTTCGGCTGAAGTGATTGCCGTGGCCTCTATTCTGATCTATGACGTCTATCAAGCCTACATCCAGCCTTTCAGACCCGGCCTTAAGAGTGGCCAATGCATTATCTGCGCCAAATATATCCGTTTCCCAGGTCTGGAAGATTCTGAATTGTGCCAATGTCCAAGTGCCACAGGGTGTGAAGGATGTGCG ACCGACACGTTGAAGAGATCTAAGGCCAAAGGATTGGTCAAACCCCATTACGAGTGTCCCATCCATAAAGACTACAAAGAGTATCAGGAGCAACTTTTGGGCTACAAGAACTGGTGCATTGTCCTCTGTACATTCTTGTCCATCCCGCTTTGTCTGTTCTGTTGGGCAGTGGACCTCAACTTGGCTTGGACTTACTATTTCACCGGAATCCTGATCGCATCCAGTGTTGTTCCAATTGCCTTGTCCATTTTGTGGGCCAGAGCCACAGCTCTAG GCATGATGAGCGGTGTGGTCGGTGGATGTATTTGTGGAATATCAAGCTGGCTTTTCTATGCCTCAAAATACGAGGGAGGTTTGGGTGCAAGTGTGTTCGTGAAGAACACGGGAGAG GAATTTCCAATGCTGTTAGGCAACATGATGTCCATTTCTTGTGGAGCTCTTTTCGCCTTTGTCGTGTCCATCTTAACAAGGAAATCCATGACCTCTGAAGAAGTTGAAGCAGAATGGGAAAAAACGCGAGACATTGACAATCCATTGTCGCCTTGGGTCCAAGTGTATAAG GGCGAATTGCAACTTGAGGAGGGAGACAGATTCCACGATCGGCCTCCTTTGGACATTGTCATCCGCAAGTTCCGTGCCGCCAAGATCACCGCCTACATAGCTGGATTATTCTTTACGGCCTTGTTCATTTGCATTTGGCCGGGTTCGATGCTCAGTGTGGGAATCTTCGATTTAACGCAATTCAATATTTGGACGATTGTCAGCCGAGGATGGGCTTTTATCGCAGCCACATTCATTGTGATCGTTCCTTTCTACCAAGAG ATCCGAGCGATAATTCTGCAGCACCAATTGAACAAAGACCTCAAAATTGCGGAAATGGGAGCGATTCCGCAATCAAACGGAAATGGACATGCCAAGTCTCCGATCGGCAATTCTCAAAAGCATG GTGAATCCTTATGA
- the LOC131891297 gene encoding neuropeptide FF receptor 1-like — MSSYGRGRDSYIPPYGPSRLHPYDYPSWGYVVLYLVVITGSLVGNGLFLVTLRKNKVLHRTAHYLFGALAVRDIVVTLLVIPFVIDQSVKMMEWRSGEVLCKMFTFLNASTIATHAFLILIITAFLYTWYRKNEAYVTEDGQTVVRQNKMHKWAIPLAWVIGLGLAIPAGAIAYDARNIMTGIQTCVVWDGRGQNNSNFWVQLSLILVGFFLPLILLLFPLIALTMQLCGAREPHLNHPHNRIAGIAACLALVFLGTQAPAQIYMLLNLFQQSTFGFRTSGLRQSTPYMVTAFETDMIMNAVVYVACMIHPILYFSINPDYRAGLKVAWNDLSCNKDPVRMQRQEEQKKQRQQQQRQYPARNRAPPILRQGQEQLLPNRQPQIMAGPQRPGQVPVQYYPYPQPQHPQPNPGVFQQSYPNQPPQQLMPDQQFLDNSFERLSPQLPPVFEYNGLKYMDTARIEPRIGYSPQKTPEKTPEMKRYMNAPFTTPLRSPPPMEMMDLSPKGPLATSETQEFKLESMESSPGNTLRSRRLREEFEENIEQLDASPRSKQRRKTQESQQTSGYSSSNGTGRSSSRPISPLERPVSRQSGVEIIVTGRTRSRTDLCPDVPRSKFEHSV, encoded by the exons ATGTCTTCCTATGGACGAGGCAGAGACTCTTATATCCCTCCATATGGACCGAGCAGACTTCATCCGTATGATTATCCGTCATGGGGATATGTGGTCTTGTATCTGGTGGTGATTACAGGAAGCTTGGTGGGCAATGGCCTTTTTCTAGTCACTTTGCGGAAGAATAAGGTCCTTCACAGAACAGCGCACTACTTATTTGGGGCCTTGGCTGTGAGGGACATTGTTGTGACCTTACTCGTCATTCCATTCGTCATCGATCAG tcaGTGAAAATGATGGAATGGCGATCAGGCGAAGTTTTATGTAAAATGTTCACATTCTTGAACGCCAGCACCATTGCAACGCATGCCTTCTTGATTCTGATCATCACCGCCTTTTTGTACACATGGTACAGAAAAAATGAGGCCTATGTCACTGAAGACGGACAGACCGTGGTTCGACAAAACAA AATGCACAAGTGGGCCATTCCATTAGCTTGGGTTATTGGGCTCGGTTTAGCAATCCCGGCCGGAGCCATTGCTTATGATGCGCGAAATATTATGACTGGTATCCAGACTTGCGTTGTGTGGGACGGTCGGGGCCAGAATAACAGCAACTTTTGGGTCCAACTAAGTTTGATCCTCGTTGGTTTTTTCTTACCGCTGATCCtgcttttgtttcctttgatCGCCCTTACCATGCAGCTTTGTGGAGCCCGCGAACCGCACTTAAATCATCCTCACAATCGGATCGCAGGCATTGCCGCTTGTTTAGCCCTGGTATTTCTTGGAACTCAGGCTCCTGCCCAGATTTACATGCTATTaaatttgttccaacaaaGTACCTTCGGGTTCAGAACCAGTGGCCTCCGACAATCCACTCCTTACATGGTGACCGCTTTCGAAACCGACATGATCATGAACGCCGTTGTTTATGTAGCTTGTATGATTCACCCTATTCTgtatttttccatcaatccGGATTATAGAGCCGGATTGAAAGTGGCATGGAACGACCTATCTTGTAACAAGGATCCCGTCAGG ATGCAACGGCAAGAAGAGCAAAAGAAGCAaagacaacaacagcaaagGCAATATCCGGCCCGAAATCGGGCCCCGCCAATCCTGAGGCAAGGTCAAGAACAATTGTTGCCCAATCGCCAGCCCCAAATCATGGCAGGGCCTCAGAGACCCGGTCAAGTCCCAGTCCAATACTATCCCTACCCTCAGCCGCAACATCCACAACCAAATCCCGGTGTCTTCCAACAAAGCTATCCTAACCAACCGCCTCAACAACTGATGCCGGATCAACAGTTCTTGGACAATAGTTTCGAGCGCCTGTCACCTCAATTGCCACCCGTATTCGAGTACAATGGACTCAAGTACATGGACACAGCCCGTATCGAGCCGCGCATTGGGTACTCACCCCAGAAGACCCCGGAGAAGACTCCGGAGATGAAACGCTACATGAATGCGCCCTTCACCACGCCCTTGCGCAGTCCTCCGCCAATGGAAATGATGGACTTGAGCCCCAAAGGGCCTCTGGCCACTTCCGAGACTCAGGAGTTCAAGCTTGAGTCTATGGAGAGTAGTCCAGGAAACACCTTAAGGTCGAGGAGGTTACGTGAGGAATTTGAGGAAAACATCGAACAATTGGATGCTAGCCCAAGATCGAAGCAAAGAAGGAAAACCCAAGAATCTCAGCAG acCTCGGGATATTCCAGTTCGAATGGAACAGGGAGGTCGTCAAGTCGTCCCATAAGCCCCCTTGAACGTCCTGTCAGTCGGCAATCTGGTGTGGAAATTATTGTTACTGGTCGTACACGCTCTCGCACCGATTTGTGTCCAGATGTTCCAAGGTCCAAGTTTGAGCACAGTGTCTAA
- the LOC131892671 gene encoding SERPINE1 mRNA-binding protein 1-like: MESSYGVGINNRYALFLDEEGEENEEALLEASLAAKKVSHAQQAAVKTAEAAAAAAAAQGSKTTANKAALDNKKVANNNQKNNANLNRKEDKENRRFEGKRVFDARKPQEGPRDNDDRNNRRNNREEGGERRSGFDGAVTEGGRGRGRGGRGGPGGRGGRGGFGGERSERGERSERGERSERGERGAPGGGRGGGRGGKRDFDRKSGDERTGVKHVDKREGGGSHNWGTYEDEMKAAEDKTNVSSDEINPDGHEKSGDDHTHPVDQSLHEEEPKTMTLDEWKASQDAKKGTPKFNLRKAGEGAEQDPQWKKTYAYKKEKETAADEDEEEDQELYPQRVNRQRRVLDIEVNFATEQGRGGPGGGRGERRGGRGGRGFGDRGDRRGGRGGGFDGGERRGGGRGGEGGADGPPRGGPPHSGESERRGRGRGGRGGMEAPNVNDEQSFPSLG; this comes from the exons GCTTCCTTGGCCGCCAAGAAGGTCTCCCACGCTCAACAGGCCGCGGTGAAGACGGCCGAGGCCGCTGCGGCGGCTGCTGCGGCTCAGGGCTCAAAGACCACCGCCAACAAGGCCGCTTTGGACAATAAGAAGGTGGCTAACAACAACCAGAAGAACAACGCCAATCTCAACCGGAAGGAGG ATAAGGAGAATCGACGATTTGAAGGCAAGCGCGTGTTTGACGCGCGCAAGCCTCAAGAGGGACCCCGCGACAACGATGACCGGAACAATCGACGCAACAACCGTGAGGAAGGGGGTGAACGTCGTAGCGGCTTCGACGGAGCCGTGACCGAAGGTGGACGGGGTCGAGGCCGTGGCGGACGAGGTGGACCCGGTGGTCGAGGCGGCCGCGGAGGCTTCGGCGGTGAGCGAAGTGAGCGCGGAGAACGAAGCGAGCGCGGAGAACGAAGCGAGCGCGGAGAACGAGGCGCACCCGGTGGTGGACGAGGGGGCGGGCGCGGTGGAAAGCGCGACTTTGACCGAAAATCGGGCGATGAACGAAC GGGAGTGAAACATGTGGACAAGCGTGAAGGTGGCGGGTCTCATAACTGGGGCACTTATGAGGATGAGATGAAGGCTGCTGAGGATAAGACCAACGTTTCCAGCGACGAAATCAATCCTGATGGCCACGAGAAATCCGGCGACGATCACACCCACCCTGTAGACCAAAGCCTACATGAAGAAGAGCCGAAAACCATGACTTTGGACGAATGGAAAGCCAGTCAGGATGCCAAAAAGGGAACCCCCAAATTCAATCTCAGGAAGGCCGGCGAAGGTGCGGAGCAAGACCCTCAATGGAAGAAGACCTATGCCTacaaaaaggagaaggaaaCGGCCgctgatgaggatgaggaagaA GACCAAGAACTGTACCCCCAACGAGTCAATCGTCAACGGCGAGTGTTGGATATCGAGGTCAATTTCGCAACTGAGCAAGGACGCGGTGGACCCGGAGGCGGACGCGGCGAACGTCGTGGCGGGCGAGGCGGACGCGGATTCGGAGACCGGGGCGATCGACGTGGTGGACGCGGTGGTGGCTTCGATGGGGGCGAACGACGAGGGGGCGGACGCGGAGGCGAGGGTGGGGCCGATGGACCCCCACGAGGTGGACCTCCTCACTCGGGCGAGAGTGAGAGACGCGGACGG GGCCGAGGGGGACGTGGTGGCATGGAGGCTCCCAACGTGAACGATGAGCAATCTTTCCCTTCTCTGGGTTAG